A DNA window from Camelina sativa cultivar DH55 chromosome 17, Cs, whole genome shotgun sequence contains the following coding sequences:
- the LOC104757831 gene encoding protein FAM91A1-like, with translation MQHSPVTIEDQLISKAVREECPWENLPKRLQSILGSKDEWHKRVTGHCIKKRLLWNTCFACKVCKEGEYYEDMMRYLRKNLALFPYHLAEYVCRVMRISPFRYYCDMIFEVMRNEQPYDSIPNFSAADAFRLTGIGRNEFIDIMNKCRSKKIMWKLNKSIAKDFLPTQPVDFPIDPWWGVCLVNFTIEEFKKLSEDEMATIDKICKEEANAYILFDPEVIKGLYQRGLVYFDVPVYQEDRFKVSKLEGFISNREQSYEDPIEELLYAVFVVSNENSTVAELASTLQADVTQLQAAASFVCRLGWAVKLIDPSSVLHDKIMPGSPRAILSDGEDASRASLGSTYRSADGEAAQHGDSLGTESSGSRSSHVRVAFIVDANITSYLMMGSVSPGLKSHAVTLYEAGKLGHTSIPDLCQDLSTLEGAKFEGELQEFANHAFSLRCVLECLISGGVATDTVVDTMGLGTLSNDEAVTLLADANLPDNSGDSLTSQNSEASVVSDSPQEVPLSTERVHESTEHEAASTTSSVDTNTLTETYSSNLNLQNDGKPISVEGPDTGKGNKKKKKYRVDILRCESLASLTPATLDRLFSRDYDIVVSMIPLPLTTVLPGPSGPVHFGPPSHSSMTQWMKLVLYSTVGTGPLSVILMKGQCLRMLPAPLAGCEKALIWSWDGSSVGGLGNKFEGNLVKGGILLHCLNCLLKCSAVLVQPLSKHDLDRSGRIVTLDIPLPLKNADGSIPHFGDELGLPLEENTKLNSLLTKLANNMELKTVGYIRLLKLFKAKDSSGSFSPDNDEKYEWVPLTVEFGFPLFSPKLCNNICKRIVSSQLLQADSLMEQHDAMQCIRKRLKDICAQYQATGPAAKLLYQKEQAKEPARSNKLMNYASGRWNPLVDPSSPITGATSEFQRLKLANRQRCRTEVLSFDGSILRSV, from the exons ATGCAGCACAGTCCAGTAACAATAGAGGACCAGTTGATATCGAAAGCTGTAAGGGAAGAATGCCCTTGGGAAAACCTCCCAAAACGACTCCAATCTATTCTTGGGTCCAAGGACGAATGGCATAAAAg GGTGACTGGGCATTGTATCAAGAAAAGACTCCTATGGAATACATGTTTTGCTTGTAAAGTTTGCAAAGAAGGTGAATATTATGAAGATATGATGCGTTACTTGCGAAAGAATCTGGCG CTATTTCCGTATCACCTCGCAGAGTATGTTTGCCGTGTAATGAGGATATCACCATTCAGATACTACTGTGACATGATATTTGAAGTCATGAGAAATG AGCAACCTTATGACAGTATTCCAAACTTCAGTGCGGCAGATGCGTTCCGGCTTACAGGAATAGGGAGGAATGAGTTCATTGATATCATGAATAAATGCAGATCTAAG AAAATAATGTGGAAGCTGAACAAATCGATTGCAAAAGACTTCTTACCTACTCAACCTGTGGATTTCCCTATTGACCCTTGGTGGGGTGTTTGCCTAGTCAACTTCACCATAGAAGAGTTTAAG AAACTTTCAGAAGATGAGATGGCGACAATAGATAAAATCTGCAAAGAGGAAGCTAATGCCTATATCCTCTTCGATCCAGAAGTCATAAAAGGTCTGTACCAGAGAGGATTGGTATATTTTGATGTCCCAGTCTATCAGGAAGACCGCTTTAAAG TTTCAAAGCTTGAGGGGTTCATCTCTAATAGAGAGCAGTCTTACGAAGATCCAATTGAAGA GTTACTCTATGCAGTTTTTGTAGTTTCAAATGAGAACTCAACAGTTGCAGAGTTGGCATCTACTTTGCAAGCTGACGTAACTCAATTACAGGCTGCGGCATCTTTTGTTTGCCGGTTGGGATGGGCTGTCAAGTTAATTGATCCGTCATCTGTACTTCATGACAAGATTATGCCTGGGTCTCCACGTGCCATCCTCAGTGATGGCGAAGATGCATCTCGGGCTAGTTTAGGCTCTACGTACAGGTCTGCTGATGGTGAGGCGGCTCAACATGGAGATAGTTTAGGGACAGAAAGCTCTGGATCACGTTCTAGTCATGTTCGGGTTGCTTTCATAGTTGATGCTAATATAACATCGTATCTAATGATGGGTTCTGTGTCACCAG GATTGAAATCTCATGCTGTGACACTCTATGAAGCGGGAAAACTCGGGCATACTAGTATCCCAGACCTTTGCCAGGATTTGAGCACATTAGAGGGAGCGAAATTTGAGGGTGAACTGCAAGAATTTGCAAATCATGCCTTTAGTCTACGTTGTGTCCTGGAATGTTTGATATCTGGTGGAGTTGCTACAGATACAGTAGTTGATACTATGGGCTTGGGAACTTTGAGCAATGATGAGGCTGTTACTCTTCTCGCAGATGCTAATTTACCTGATAATTCGGGAGATTCCTTAACCAGCCAAAATAGTGAGGCTTCCGTGGTTTCAGATTCCCCTCAAGAGGTTCCCTTGTCGACAGAGCGTGTCCATGAAAGCACTGAACATGAAGCAGCTTCCACTACATCGTCTGTTGATACTAATACCTTGACTGAGACCTACAGTTCTAACCTAAACCTTCAGAATGATGGAAAGCCAATCTCCGTTGAGGGACCTGACACCGgtaaaggaaacaagaaaaagaaaaaatatcgcGTTGACATTCTCCGTTGTGAAAGTCTAGCTTCTCTAACTCCTGCTACTCTAGATCGTTTGTTTTCCCGTGACTACGATATTGTTGTGTCAATGATTCCTCTTCCACTTACTACTGTTCTTCCTGGACCGTCAGGCCCTGTTCATTTCGGTCCTCCCTCCCATTCATCCATGACGCAGTGGATGAAACTGGTATTGTATTCAACCGTGGGCACTGGGCCTTTGTCGGTTATCTTGATGAAAGGTCAGTGTCTGCGGATGCTTCCTGCTCCACTAGCTGGCTGTGAGAAAGCTCTCATTTGGTC NTGGGATGGATCTTCGGTTGGTGGTTTAGGAAACAAGTTTGAAGGTAACTTGGTCAAGGGAGGTATTCTGTTGCACTGTTTAAATTGCCTTCTCAAGTGCTCAGCTGTTCTCGTTCAGCCTCTCAGCAAGCATGATCTTGATCGCTCTGGAAGAATTGTTACTTTAGATATACCATTACCCCTGAAGAACGCTGATGGTTCCATTCCTCATTTCGGCGATGAGCTTGGACTTCCCCTTGAGGAAAATACTAAGTTGAACTCTCTCTTAACTAAGCTGGCAAACAACATGGAGTTGAAGACAGTCGGTTACATTCGGCTTTTGAAACTCTTTAAAGCTAAGGATTCGTCGGGTTCCTTTTCTCCAGATAATGATGAGAAGTATGAATGGGTCCCTTTAACCGTGGAGTTTGGGTTTCCACTTTTCAGTCCAAAGTTATGCAACAATATCTGTAAAAGAATCGTGTCATCACAGTTACTTCAAGCAGATTCGCTCATGGAACAACACGATGCAATGCAATGCATAAGAAAAAGGTTGAAAGATATATGTGCACAGTACCAAGCGACAGGTCCAGCTGCTAAACTTCTTTACCAGAAAGAACAAGCAAAGGAGCCTGCGCGTAGTAATAAGCTCATGAACTATGCAAGCGGAAGGTGGAATCCTCTCGTGGACCCTTCGTCACCAATAACAGGAGCCACAAGCGAATTCCAACGGCTGAAACTCGCTAATCGCCAACGTTGCCGGACCGAAGTTCTGAGCTTTGACGGTAGCATTCTTAGGTCAGTTTAG